The Vanessa cardui chromosome 27, ilVanCard2.1, whole genome shotgun sequence region tcgggcacggtggagtgacgatatacgcaaggcggcaggcaggagctggatgcgagtagccggagaaagaccacagtggcgtgcgcttggagaggcctatgtccagcagtggacgaaaaaaggctgtcgttgatgatgatggtgatgatgatgtatttatttttaatctatattaaccAAGCCGTTTGTCGGCCTTTTTAGTTTCTACATATTCAATTTCTTGTAAGCTAGGCGGATGTACTTTGTAGGGGGTCGGGTGTGACGTCCAATCTGTTTTATGGGAGTTGGAATTATAATCTGGTAAGTAGGAATGGGACAGGATATCAGCTGAGTGAGTTTGCTGGGAATTAGTATCTGAGGAGTGGGGATGGTGGGTATTAGTATCTAGTGAGTGGGGAAGGTGAGAACTGATATCAGGTGAGTGCGAATGGTAAGGAGTGAAATCTGAGTGAGGATGGTGAGAATTGTAGTCCGGTATATGCGAATGATGGTCGTGAATggctgaaaagaaaaaaaaaacatttaaaaataagaataatatactTATTCTCAATGATTAAGTAAAGGGGTTTTGGAGATTATAGATATATCGGAGAaaatcagtgtaactacaggcacaagggacataacatcttagttcccaaggttggtggcacattgacgatgtaaggaatagttaatatttcttacagcgtcattgtctatgggcgatggtgaccacttaccatcaggtggcccatatgctggtccgccaatctataccataaaaaaaagaaaatttcagttgaattataaagtctAACCTAAACCGAGTATCTTCACGCTTAAGTCGCTGTACCGATTTAGATGAGATTTAGTTATGAAGATAGCTTTAGTCCTGGAGGAGAGCATAGGCTACTTTGTTAATTGACGCCTTGAGCTTTGTGTGCTATGCGTAAAGTGTAGCCCgggtaaatataattattatcaaaattattggaaagtatataaacaatgtaataaaatagaaagtaaaattaaatacattaacgaaataaacaaaaaacaaaaaataattttggtcaAATAACAATTTTTGGTACAATTTTAACgggccaatattttttttaactttatttattaatctaaagTATTAACAAAGAACCTATAATCTATTTAAACCACAAGATTACAATCCCAAATATACCGAATTTTAAACTGTGGTCATTGGAGGCATTGTCCGAGCCCGTCTGGGTCACATTTTACCGCGAAACAGTAATACCCAGGGTTTTTCGGTGTtaaatgtaagaaatggtttatatttcttagagcgttAATTCACATTTGCTAagattctatatattttttatggtataggttggcggacgcgtatatgtgccacctgatggtaagtccatcacccatagacaataaggctgtaagaaatattaactattccttacatcgtcaatgagccaccaaccttgggaactaagatgttatgtcccttgtgcctatagttacactggctcactcacccttcaaaccggaacaaaacaatactgagtactgttatttggcggtagaattactaatgaatgggtggtacctacccagacgggcttgcacaaagccctaccaccaagtaaatccaAATCCATATATAGTAGGAATAGAAACATAGAGAGAGAgaccaatgacatcgcgtcGATTTGCTATCAAATGTTgtttcaaactcaaataacactttcttattgatggtcaattgaaacagtaccgccggttcggaaaaaacctgacctgagaagaaccgacgaaagaaactcatcgggtttttttttatctcatgtattatataaactatttattatgaaatgaaatagccaggaggcgatcgtttcattcccaaggtgtgctacccatcataaactcattaattgtataataactttttgcacacaagcgttccttaatatattttttttaatttgtcaacagaggcattttgaacgctttctgggatcctgttgtaaaaccgtatacattgccccacaaaggagttactatGCAGtagagtaacaggagtaacaagtttatttggcttttttcctGCTATGTTTTGAATAGAGTatgtagattatttttccaacccgctgtgtagtgacgagtatacggattacggacgtaatgtgtatacatataattattacatataatatttttttattactataagaTAAAGATAATTTGGgcaaaatttgccgcccccctaaatctgccgccctaggctccagtctACTTAGcatattggtaaatccgccactgcgtatatgtatatataaatatatataacggagTCTTACCGTGATGGTCATGATATACTGGCCAAGCGAACTCGCTGTGATACTTTTTAACTTTCAAAGCTGTAATGAATGACGCTATCTGtaaaaaaagttgtttaaaattggaaaattaattaaaattgcaatttcaaaatttaaatgttaagcatatttaataaataaataaatattcgacaacatcacatacgttactctattgtaagtagctaaagcgcttgtgctatggaaaatcagaagtaacgacggtaccacaaacacccagacccaagacaacatagaaaactaatgatttttttctacaCCGACTTGACTGGgatcaagacaacatagaaaactaattaaaatctacatcgactcggctgggaatcgaacccgggcccTCGGATTGGCAttaccatgaaaaccggtgtacacactactcgaagACGAAGGTTGTTAGTATTTGAGGaatcatttgtaatataaattcaaaattgattttatcGTTAATTTTAAGGTACtataaaaacttcaaaaaaaattaaatataattcaaatactaATGGATTTGACCTAAgactgtaattaaaaaaaaaacttactttgaCAGAACTGACAACAACTTTGAAAGCTAAAAGAATGAGTCCTATGGTAACTGACTTTGCCGCCAAAAATGCTGTCAGCATTATCCACGCTGACGTAATCCCGAGATGAAAGATTATCGGTATTAGGGCCATTGACATCATTTTCATCCCTCGAGCTTCTACgggaaaaaatatctattttaataaaagtaagtaaagtaaaagtaacagcctgtgcatttcccactgctgagataaggcctcctcctccattaaggagagggtttggaacatattccaccacgctgttccaatgcggattcgtggaatgcacatgtggcagaatttcgatgaaattagtcacatgcaggattcctcacgatgttttccttcaccgccgagcacgagatgaattatgaacacaaattaagcacatatatatagtgatgcttgcctggattgaaaccctcaatcatcggttaagatgcacgcgttctaaccactgggccacctcggctcatTTTTAATAAGGAAACATAAATTAGGagagatttttttgtatttgtttcccATATAATATATACCGGAAGATATCGTGTATTTTGCAAAGGCTGATCTTTctatataagttaataataaaacaatataagtaaGCGTTTTTCCAGTTTCACCCGCTTTATTTGAGCAAAAAAAGTCTGTGTCgtatagaaaatgacgctggtGTAATTTAACCAAAATTCAAATCTATCAAAAAAGtgctatttattaaattctattaactATATTCATTCATTACAAATTcgctatttttgttttatattttcttttttttataaataaaatacaatatcgaAAAAATAGCATCCGTAagcataaaaatatgttcaagcatatcatttgtttaatttagggAAACAAAGAGTACTACACTAAATGAATTGTACAGAAACATAAGGTTAGATCATCGACCAATTAAAATTCCAcactaagtaaataatttatacaatgaaAGCAAATATGTCATTAAGAAAgaaatcatatatattaatgaaaattaaaaaaaagagttattaaaaAAGCACAGTACACTGAATatcaataatgtataataaaaaaaaaattaccagtCCCAATTTCGTCCACtttcattttgatttcattatatCCAAGCATTTTACCTATATCActgttatttaaattcttataatttatatcttccAACCATTTAACGATATTATTAGCGTATTCAAAGAATttaatttccaattttttttccaATGCAACAATCAAACCTCTTTTCTGTGAATCTTCGACATGAGTCTTTGCTACACTTAGGacgaaacttaaaaaaaataaagtcataattTGGCGCGACATTATGCGTGTGttcgattcgatttttaaattcaaactgaCCGGTTGCAATATTCTCGGTTGAAAGTAAAAGGGGAAATGTATTAAAAGGGTCGCTTAAAAACTTGTATGGCATCGCGTAATATTCATCTTGGCTGTCTTAAggttgtcaatatttaaaaatttgtaatttttgtagCTTAGCTTTAATATCATCAGTCATCGAAGGGAGATacataatctttttattttatagttggtcgataatttttttttatgtaagaatttttacatatatatgttatataaaacctttttaaagttATGTGaactataaaaactttaatatatgcTACCGCTAAtcagcagtactcagtaatgTTACGTTCCGGATTGAGTGATggtgaaaggtgagtgagccagtgtaattagcatagggacataacattttagttcccaaggttggtggtgcatacagcgccattgtttatTGGCtctggtgaccatttaccatcagataacctatttgctcgtccgctaaTCAATATCACACAAAAAATGTGTGCcctaaatttacttaattattttatattcatctccatttaaaatataatatataccataataattttcatagtgGCtgttaaaaagttttctttgtctatttataaaatacttattaaaaaaagaaacgtttCACCTGAAATTGGCGGCAACCCTAAATATTTATGGTAAAAGCGAAAAGAAAGGTGAATAACGTAATTGTAACGATATCGCTTAACTTGGTATCAATAATAATTGCAGAAATCAGCTTGGGAACATTTTGCTCTGATCTTACTCACAATTTCACATTTGATGTCCTTAGAAACTAGAGCAGATAAAAAAAGTTCAAATGCGATGATGCCTTTACCTAAATATTAAtgcctaatttaaaaaaaaaacaaaacgtcaGATAGACAAAAAAACACCGCCGATACTTTGTTAAGAGCTAACTCTTTCTTCTACTGCCAATAATTGCTTCTTTTAGtggttgaatatttaattatatagtctGTTACATGAAAACAcgtcgtaaaattaaaaaaaaaagtaagaaaaagtacacgcacactagtaaagatAACATTTAACGAGTGACAAGCGTAGCTGTCACACACACTAAGAAATAATTGGTTGTTACATATATGTTCATTTCATATACACTTGCTTTTGTTAGAGATCCTTAATATGCTccattaatcaaatatatacatacataaagaaAGGAAAAATATTGCCAGCAATCCCtatgaatgattttttaaattgcaaataaaagtttttgcgtacggattattaataaataactaccaAATTTCTCACAGTGTCTtctctgtaaatatttattaaatttgtaaaataatcatTGTTATTTTAGCGTTAGCgcttatcattatcattttgattatatagtataaaacaaagtcgatcaccgctgtctgtttctatatatgcttagatctttaaaattacgcaaccgattttgaagtgtttttttaaatagatagagcgattaaataggaaggtttttgtgtataatatatggacaatatagtaaagaaacaagatacaatttgtagtacatttagtatcagcattgcactcgtgtgaagccggggcgagtcgctagtaagaaatatttaatgaaatttgatattttattcccATTCGGTTCCCCTGCCTTTATCTTCTTGCATATTTGCAGGGTTAAAGCTTTGAAAAATCCCCTCCAAAGGAGACCTTCCACGTTCAGCGCAAAACGGCGCAAAAATTTCAGCTTTCTCTACGACATACTTACATTAATGTCCTTCAGTAAATAGTTGTGCGCAAGTTtgatcattatataataatttaaaatgtatttattttaataatttacacatTAATGTTACTTCTTTATTTGGTGGGATTTTGTACAAAACTTggacggtttgaagggtgagtgagtcagtgcaactacatgcacaagggacatctaagctcccagggttggtggcgcatgtATGATGTAAAGAATGTTTATGTCTTACAGCgttggtgactacttaccatcaggtagcccatttgcTCATTCGACTACCTATATCTTAAACAAAAATGTGTAGGTACATGTGTGAATAGTAACAAGAACGTTTCTATTGTATGCCGTAAATCAGCTGTTTACTTTGGTGACAATCCAGATGAAGTCATAAAACGGGTCTAGCCGATGGCGAAGACAACTGTGTGTCTTCTCAGCTCTGTAACAGATTTCTATCACATGATTCAGAAAGGTTTAAAAAATAGGGCATATTCCTGGGACCGTGGATACGTCAGGCGTCCATGTTTGTCCTATATAAGGCAGCCCAGTGGAGAAGCCAGCAGGGATGCTATCGTACTACCGTACGCAATAGAGAGTTTACGCAATTATTCTGCCGCTAAAccagtgcgggttggtagatACACGAGTGGtcgaatttaattgaaattacagGCATTTTCCTCATGATTGTTTCTTTCAGGATATGACGATTTCTTTCACATTAAGCCCATGAAAGTTCCACGGCGCAACGTGGATTAGAACCTtcaatcatcagttaaaatgcatgtgtttttttactaacGGACCCACACACGATTGATACATGAattgtaacaatataataattaataacatcaaatgcttaaatatatacaaatatgaactaaaactagttactgtatagtctagaccgcgtggaatggtggcaagaatgctagcagcatttccccgttgaatcgcaatttcgatcctctgggcaaacgaaccagccctcctgtcaccagtggaggcaataaggcgaggtgttatacttttgatgaggCTTTccgcaccactactccaagggccaagcctttcgacagcaaatggaacaaaatgtaatttgatataagacgaatatttagatctttttttgttttataatataattgaatgcgAAGGCGATTTCTCCGATTCCCTACACGGGATACCAGTTAAAGAATTTGCTTCATTTCCGTGAATCGTGCTTTTTGAAATTGTTAACGTAATAACACGTGTGAGAAATACAGAtcattttactttcatttaaaatatttaaatgaaaacaaaatcgaTTTAACCAGTTCGCTAAATTCCTCCGttattatattactagcgacccgccccgacttctcacggttgcaatagtaaagtaattaacagtctgtaaatttcccactgctgggataaggcctccacttccattaaggagagggtttggaacatattccaccatgctattccaatgtgcgttggtggaatgcacatgtggcagaatttcgatgaaattacacacatgcaggtttcctcacgatgttttccttcaccgccgagcacgagttaattataaacacaaattaagcacatatatatagtggtgcttgcctgggtttgaactcgcaatcatcggttaagatgcacgcgttctaaccactgggccatttcagttgcatggttgcaatactgatactaaatatactgcagaatgtcttacaataggctatttgacaatgcgaaaaataaatcgtgaattagtgtaatcagtgtatattatgagtttaaaaatggttatttactaacaaaacttgaaaataatacttaatttaatcaaaaatcaaaaaataaaaatgcatttttttcaaacgtttgtcacgtgacataaaacgctcctgattggccgggcttatgatgaagtcactttcttgtaaactttgcttttctactatatgtaccacagattaaaatacagcaaagtgacgtcaccgacccatattttccaagtatcgttttcgcgcgttatttaaatatggaattttaatatgataattttcgGCAAATTTGtactagaaattaaaaacacaacttttactaagtcccttaacctctactaaataatatgaaatggattttaaaaatcagtcaaatagcctatgttcacagtttttcagccattctctactatattgcatgtattttacatataaatcttcctcttgaatcaatctatctattaaaaaaaaacaagtataaatccgttatgttattttaaagatttaagcatacataaagacagacagcggtaagcgactttgttttatactatgtaactgcaggcacaagggacataacattttagttcccaaggttgatggcgcattgacgatgtaaggaattgttaatatttcttacagcgtcattgtctatgggtgatggtgatcacttaccatcaggtggcccatatgctcgtctgccaacctataccaaagaaagaaagaaacaaAAGGGTACTTTgagtattgtaaaataaataatgaaatttgataaaaattaaaatacatttagaaatata contains the following coding sequences:
- the LOC124541182 gene encoding uncharacterized protein LOC124541182; translation: MSRQIMTLFFLSFVLSVAKTHVEDSQKRGLIVALEKKLEIKFFEYANNIVKWLEDINYKNLNNSDIGKMLGYNEIKMKVDEIGTEARGMKMMSMALIPIIFHLGITSAWIMLTAFLAAKSVTIGLILLAFKVVVSSVKIASFITALKVKKYHSEFAWPVYHDHHAIHDHHSHIPDYNSHHPHSDFTPYHSHSPDISSHLPHSLDTNTHHPHSSDTNSQQTHSADILSHSYLPDYNSNSHKTDWTSHPTPYKVHPPSLQEIEYVETKKADKRLG